One genomic region from Quercus robur chromosome 4, dhQueRobu3.1, whole genome shotgun sequence encodes:
- the LOC126724495 gene encoding TMV resistance protein N-like yields MGMENASSSSTAQWKYDVFISFRGKDTRNNFMDHLYNALIVKGINTFRDDEKLERGKSISLELLKAIEKSRFTVVILSKDYASSHWCLDELAKIIACKEDMGMIVLPVFHYVEPSYVRKQMGTFAQAFIKHEEKEEETRVDKWRDALRQVGNLPGWHLKDTRPESQVIQEIVGWISLNLKYEAFPCITEDLVGIHSRLVELESCLALDSKDVLFIGIWGMGGMEEYDGVLKIKNRLCRKRVILVLDDVHEVKQLRMLAGECNWFGPGSRIIITTRDAHVLKAHRVNEIYEVKGLNDENALQLFCLKAFEKKHVLDDYIELSNHFLNYASGLPLALEVLGSFLFGKSTVEWKTELEKLQEYPDEEILQVLKISFNGLQKPQREIFLHIACFFNNQKKDYVLEILDILGLYPIIGLKELTDKSLLKIMDNDVVWMHDLLGEMGRNIVRQECLDPGKRSRLWDYKDINKVLKKNKGTEALKAMDIASTCNEQQDGRWNPEAFLKMDNLKFLRIYGTFYVPTHLPNDLIILDWISYPSKSLPSSFQLDELVQLCLQQSQIQQLWTGIKNFDKLKFIDLSDSMDLFITPDFTGVPNLEKLVLVRCTNLREIHPSIGILKKLIYLNLQDCERLIRLPSKFGMESLVTLEISNCPKLKTIPKFVANPKFLQELSLDRTAIVDLIKNLPENLWIIKGLEILDLSKADIEELPSSIERLTDLTSLTLRYCENLVSLPNTICNLKLLKSLDLFGCLKFRNLPKNIENVKGLELLNLCWTAIRDVPSSIALLKNLKHLYICRWNSSESYSLPTSLELLGLVFPSLISASHVNPIISAHQMSSERGSPQPLQLLLPSLSGLQSLTYLHLSDCSLLSIPSDIGCLSSLEHLNLSGNDFVSLPESMSQLSNLRRLYLEGCKKLWLLENIPSTIDSVIANNCTSLMRLPELQFYTFKSDLSHLNFQCVNCLRLAIYIERSDSMLQGQSGKLPDIFDIIIPENYFPEVCFSERFEHESVSHELKVQVPYGRHEWMGIELCVCFSVAEASKDFLLTCWIKVNGFESASPIRSSFRANYGRVSSRHFWQLYLSPRYFDSQWGENFRQIDGNRSNKIEIRISNSNNLEVEKVGIHYDFINDGARPFGEGYSIDKLPPLISKYLAVPPLAATTESLPERPGMPDCPYFLKTQRCKFGLRCKFNHPKDKLVTEVALENAAISALPERPYEPPCAFYMKTGKCKFGPSCNFNHPKDIQIPSLGQENGNVEQTELTIKALAIADAILANSLASYTPALIYNSKGLPVRPGVADCLFDLKTGSCKYGATCRYNHPDRHAINPPAAALGLPIVASPATNLNIGVVNPAASIYQTIDPRLSQPTVNWKLLLLFVPSPPKKKGLLLGLALSLH; encoded by the exons ATGGGCATGGAAAACGCCTCGTCATCTTCTACTGCCCAATGGAAATATGATGTCTTCATCAGTTTCAGAGGAAAGGACACCCGCAACAATTTTATGGATCATCTATATAATGCTTTGATAGTGAAAGGCATTAACACTTTTAGAGATGATGAGAAACTTGAGAGAGGAAAATCCATTTCACTAGAGTTGTTGAAAGCGATAGAAAAGTCGAGATTTACTGTTGTCATTCTCTCAAAAGACTATGCATCTTCACATTGGTGCTTAGATGAACTTGCAAAAATCATTGCTTGCAAGGAAGACATGGGAATGATAGTTTTGCCTGTTTTTCACTATGTGGAGCCATCTTATGTACGGAAACAAATGGGAACTTTTGCGCAGGCATTTATTAAACATGAAGAGAAGGAGGAAGAAACAAGGGTGGATAAATGGAGAGATGCTTTGAGACAAGTGGGCAACCTCCCCGGATGGCATTTAAAGGATACTAG GCCTGAGTCACAAGTTATCCAAGAAATCGTGGGTTGGATATCGCTCAACTTGAAATATGAAGCATTCCCATGTATTACCGAGGACCTAGTAGGGATACATTCTCGACTGGTAGAATTGGAGTCATGTTTAGCTCTAGATTCAAAAGATGTCCTCTTTATAGGGATTTGGGGGATGGGAGGGATGG agGAGTATGATGGAGTTCTCAAGATCAAGAATAGGTTATGTCGTAAAAGAGTTATTCTTGTTCTTGATGATGTACATGAAGTGAAACAGTTAAGAATGTTAGCAGGGGAGTGTAATTGGTTTGGTCCGGGTAGTAGAATTATCATAACAACAAGAGATGCGCATGTGCTTAAAGCACATCGAGTAAATGAAATATATGAAGTTAAAGGATTGAATGATGAAAATGCTCTTCAacttttttgcttgaaagctTTTGAAAAAAAGCATGTCCTTGATGATTATATAGAGTTGTCTAACCATTTTTTGAATTATGCTAGTGGCCTTCCTTTAGCTCTTGAGGTTTTGGGTtcctttttgtttggaaaaagtACTGTTGAATGGAAAACTGAATTAGAGAAACTCCAAGAATATCCCGACGAAGAAATTCTCCAAGtacttaaaataagttttaatggaCTCCAAAAACCACAGAGGGAAATATTCTTGCATATTGCATgcttttttaataatcaaaagAAAGATTATGTATTAGAAATACTAGATATTCTGGGCCTTTACCCTATTATTGGATTGAAGGAACTCACTGATAAGTCTCTCTTGAAAATTATGGATAATGATGTAGTGTGGATGCATGATTTACTTGGAGAAATGGGCAGGAACATAGTTCGTCAAGAGTGCCTTGATCCTGGGAAGCGTAGTAGACTATGGGATTATAAGGACATTAAcaaagtgttaaaaaaaaataag GGGACAGAAGCACTTAAAGCCATGGATATTGCGAGTACTTGTAATGAACAACAAGATGGACGTTGGAACCCTGAGGCCTTTTTGAAGATGGATAATCTTAAATTTCTTAGAATTTATGGCACTTTCTATGTCCCCACACACCTTCCTAATGATTTAATAATTCTTGATTGGATTTCGTATCCTTCAAAATCTTTGCCATCAAGTTTCCAGCTAGATGAGCTTGTTCAACTTTGCTTGCAACAAAGCCAAATTCAACAACTTTGGACAGGAATAAAG aattttgacaagttgaagttCATTGACTTGAGCGACTCCATGGACTTGTTTATAACTCCAGACTTCACTGGAGTCCCAAATCTTGAGAAATTAGTTCTTGTAAGGTGTACAAATTTACGCGAGATTCACCCATCTATTGGAATtcttaaaaaacttatttatctTAATTTACAAGATTGTGAAAGACTAATTCGTCTTCCAAGCAAGTTTGGAATGGAGTCTCTTGTGACTCTTGAAATTTCTAATTGCCCAAAACTCAAGACAATTCCCAAATTTGTGGCAAACCCGAAATTCTTACAGGAGCTTTCTTTGGATCGCACTGCTATTGTGGATCTAATTAAAAACTTGCCAGAGAACCTATGGATAATCAAAGGCCTAGAGATACTTGATTTGAGCAAAGCAGATATAGAAGAGCTGCCTTCATCAATTGAACGTTTGACTGACCTTACCTCATTAACTCTAAGATATTGTGAGAATCTTGTGAGCCTTCCTAACACCATTTGTAATTTGAAGTTGCTTAAGTCTCTTGATCTTTTTGGATGCTTAAAATTTCGTAACTTGCCAAAGAACATAGAAAATGTAAAAGGTTTGGAGTTGCTTAATTTGTGTTGGACAGCCATAAGGGACGTTCCTTCTTCCATTGCCCTGCTTAAAAATCTCAAACATCTATATATCTGTAGATGGAATTCATCTGAATCTTATTCCCTGCCAACAAGTCTTGAGCTACTAGGCTTAGTATTTCCTTCATTAATTTCAGCAAGTCATGTGAATCCCATAATATCGGCGCATCAGATGAGCTCAGAACGTGGTTCCCCGCAACCTCTTCAATTATTATTGCCTTCCTTATCAGGTCTTCAATCTTTAACATATTTGCATCTTAGTGACTGCTCTCTTCTGTCAATCCCCAGTGACATTGGCTGCTTGTCCTCTTTGGAACACTTAAATCTAAGTGGAAATGATTTTGTTTCCCTTCCTGAAAGCATGTCTCAACTGTCTAATCTTCGAAGACTCTATTTGGAGGGTTGCAAGAAGCTTTGGTTATTGGAAAATATTCCATCAACTATTGATTCAGTAATTGCAAACAATTGTACTTCATTGATGAGATTGCCAGAACTGCAATTTTATACTTTTAAGTCAGATCTCTCCCATTTGAATTTCCAGTGTGTTAACTGCTTAAGATTGGCTATTTATATTGAAAGAAGCGATAGCATGCTTCAG GGGCAAAGTGGTAAACTACCAGACATCTTTGACATTATTATTCCTGAAAATTACTTTCCTGAAGTTTGCTTTTCAGAAAGGTTTGAACATGAATCTGTAAGTCATGAATTGAAGGTACAAGTGCCTTATGGGCGTCATGAATGGATGGGAATTGAGTTGTGCGTTTGTTTTTCAGTCGCAGAGGCTTCTAAAGATTTTCTACTTACATGTTGGATTAAAGTCAATGGATTTGAAAGCGCATCACCAATACGCTCTTCTTTTAGGGCAAACTATGGTAGAGTTAGTTCACGTCACTTTTGGCAGCTCTATTTGTCTCCTCGCTATTTCGACTCCCAATGGGGAGAAAATTTTCGTCAAATTGATGGGAATAGATCCAATAAAATTGAGATTAGAATAAGTAATTCAAATAACTTGGAGGTGGAGAAAGTCGGGATTcattatgattttattaatgatgGGGCTAGGCCTTTTGGAGAAGGCTATTCAATTGACAAACTTCCTCCATTGATAAGCAAATATTTGGCT GTTCCACCTCTTGCTGCAACAACTGAATCCCTTCCTGAGAGACCAGGGATGCCAGATTGTCCA TATTTTCTGAAAACTCAAAGATGCAAGTTTGGATTGAGGTGTAAGTTTAATCATCCAAAAGATAAATTGGTGACTGAG GTTGCTCTAGAGAATGCTGCCATATCTGCATTACCTGAGAGGCCATATGAGCCCCCATGTGCT TTCTATATGAAGACTGGAAAATGTAAATTTGGTCCATCCTGCAACTTCAATCACCCAAAAGATATTCAGATACCTTCGCTTGGGCAAGAGAATGGTAATGTTGAACAGACTGAATTAACAATTAAGGCACTAGCAATTGCAGATGCAATACTAGCTAATAGTCTTGCTTCATACACCCCGGCATTAATATATAACTCCAAGGGACTTCCTGTTAGACCG GGTGTAGCTGATTGTCTTTTTGACCTCAAAACTGGCAG TTGCAAGTATGGTGCCACTTGCCGCTACAACCATCCTGACCGGCATG CGATTAATCCACCTGCCGCTGCATTAGGCCTTCCCATTGTTGCCTCCCCAGCAACCAATCTGAACATTGGAGTTGTCAATCCAGCAGCTTCTATTTACCAGACTATTGACCCTAGATTGTCTCAGCCAACGGTAAATTGGAAATTGTTACTATTGTTTGTCCCctctccccccaaaaaaaagggtctaTTATTAGGTTTAGCTCTCTCTCTGCACTAG
- the LOC126720266 gene encoding ABC transporter D family member 2, chloroplastic-like has translation MMGVGVVQTQQAHSLSTMCCSCTNRYQNQKQSKVVKVGFCFSRHSSTIMSSVTNVRSRPRSRRRTSFATRSSSSNDSSSTSTPESNEKEEVDNNNNNSNRKGPDLKTLVRRFWKVAAPYWYCEEDKVQARWQLAAVFALTLATTGISVGFNFLGRDFYNALANKDQEQFTK, from the exons atgatgggAGTTGGAGTTGTACAGACACAACAGGCACACAGTCTGTCAACCATGTGTTGCAGTTGCACAAACCGATACCAAAACCAAAAGCAAAGTAAAGTAGTAAAAGTTGGTTTCTGTTTCTCTAGACATTCATCAACTATTATGTCCAGTGTTACCAATGTAAGGAGTCGACCCAGAAGTAGGAGGAGGACCAGTTTTGCCACCAGATCATCATCATCCAATGACTCTTCTTCAACCTCAACCCCAGAgtcaaatgaaaaagaagaagtggataacaacaataataacagTAATAGAAAGGGCCCTGATCTCAAAACGCTTGTGAGGAGATTCTGGAAGGTGGCAGCCCCATATTGGTATTGTGAAGAAGACAAAGTCCAAGCCAGATGGCAGTTGGCGGCTGTGTTTGCTCTCACTCTAGCAACCACAGGCATCAGTGTCGGCTTCAACTTCCTCGGCCGTGACTTCTACAATGCTCTTGCCA ACAAGGACCAAGAACAATTCACGAAGTAA
- the LOC126724501 gene encoding disease resistance protein RUN1-like — MPSMGMKNALSSSTVQWKYDVFISFRGEDTRNNFMDHLYNALRVKGINSFRDNEKLERGKPISLELLKAIEESRFSVVILSKDYTSSHWCLDELAKIIACKEDMGMIVLPVFHYVEPSDVRKQMGTFAQAFVKHEEEEEKTRVEKWRDALRQVGNLTGWHLKDTRPESQDIQEIVGWISINLKYDPFPYITKDLVGIYSRLVELESCLALGSKDVLFIGIWGMGGIGKTTLARVVYHMVSKEFEARGFIEDVREKFEKYGCVKLQKKIIKKVLMDKNLKIEEECDGVLKIKNRLCHKRVLLVLDDVHEVKQLRMLAGERNWFGPGSRIIITTRDAHVLKARRVNEIYEVKGLNDEDALQLLCLKALEKEHDLDDCIELSNHFLNYASGLPLALEVLGSFLCGKSTVEWKNALERLQKFPNESILQVLEISFNGLQKSQKEIFLHIACFFNNQRKDYVLEILDILGLYPIIGLKELTDKSLLKMMDNDVVWMHDLLEEMGKNIVCQECLDYPGKRSRLWDYEDINEVLKKNKGTEALKAMDIASTCNEQQDGCWNPEAFLKMDNLKFLRIYGTLYVHTPS; from the exons ATGCCTTCAATGGGCATGAAAAACGCCTTGTCATCTTCTACTGTCCAATGGAAATATGATGTTTTCATCAGTTTTAGAGGAGAGGACACCCGCAACAATTTTATGGATCATCTATATAATGCTTTGAGAGTGAAAGGAATTAACTCTTTTAGAGACAATGAGAAACTTGAGAGAGGAAAACCCATTTCACTAGAGTTATTGAAAGCGATAGAAGAGTCGAGATTTAGTGTTGTCATTCTCTCAAAAGACTACACATCTTCACATTGGTGCTTAGATGAACTTGCAAAAATCATTGCTTGCAAGGAAGACATGGGAATGATAGTTTTGCCTGTTTTTCACTATGTGGAGCCATCTGATGTACGGAAACAAATGGGAACTTTTGCGCAGGCATTTGTTAAACATGAAGAGGAGGAGGAAAAAACAAGGGTGGAGAAATGGAGAGATGCTTTGAGACAAGTGGGCAACCTCACCGGATGGCATTTAAAGGATACTAG GCCTGAGTCACAAGATATCCAAGAAATCGTGGGTTGGATATCGATCAACTTGAAATATGATCCATTCCCATATATTACCAAGGACCTAGTAGGGATATATTCTCGATTGGTAGAATTGGAGTCATGTTTAGCTCTAGGTTCAAAAGATGTCCTCTTTATAGGGATTTGGGGGATGGGAGGGATCGGTAAGACAACTCTTGCTAGAGTTGTTTATCATATGGTTTCTAAAGAATTTGAAGCTCGTGGTTTTATTGAGGATGTTAgggaaaagtttgaaaaatatggTTGTGTTaaactacaaaagaaaattattaaaaaggtTTTGATGGAtaagaatttgaaaattgaagagGAGTGTGATGGAGTTCTCAAGATTAAGAATAGGTTATGTCATAAAAGagttcttcttgttcttgatgaTGTACATGAAGTGAAACAATTAAGAATGTTAGCAGGGGAGCGTAATTGGTTTGGTCCGGGTAGTAGAATTATCATAACAACAAGAGATGCACATGTGCTTAAAGCACGTCGAGTAAATGAAATATATGAAGTTAAAGGATTGAATGATGAAGATGCTCTTCAACTTCTTTGCTTGAAAGCTTTGGAAAAAGAGCATGACCTTGATGATTGTATAGAGTTGTCTAACCATTTTTTGAATTATGCTAGTGGCCTTCCTTTAGCACTTGAGGTTTTGGGTTcctttttgtgtggaaaaagtACTGTTGAATGGAAAAATGCATTAGAGAGACTCCAAAAATTTCCTAACGAATCAATTCTCCAAGTACTTGAAATAAGTTTTAATGGACTCCAAAAATCACAGAAGGAAATATTCTTGCATATTGCATGCTTTTTTAATAATCAGAGGAAAGATTATGTATTAGAAATACTAGATATTCTAGGCCTTTACCCTATTATTGGATTGAAGGAACTCACTGATAAGTCTCTCTTGAAAATGATGGATAATGATGTAGTGTGGATGCATGATTTACTTGAAGAAATGGGCAAGAACATAGTTTGTCAAGAGTGCCTTGATTATCCTGGGAAGCGTAGTAGACTATGGGATTATGAGGACATTAAcgaagtgttaaaaaaaaataag GGGACAGAAGCACTTAAAGCCATGGATATTGCGAGTACTTGTAATGAACAACAAGATGGATGTTGGAACCCTGAGGCCTTTTTGAAGATGGATAATCTTAAATTTCTTAGAATTTATGGCACTCTCTATGTCCACACACCTTCCTAA